In one window of Patescibacteria group bacterium DNA:
- a CDS encoding DUF4012 domain-containing protein, which yields MFKKEKQIDINFLDTLKNVRKVYDKLPLIRERKRRVVVDKALKYFGWTMVGFFVLAFIFLLFNAVNLVNIFNELRSGKNNIDQAIYFAKEKDFKTANDYSKLAESNFSLAKQNLDGYNNFILDNLFYISEQKNNFFFLVSSIDALSHAMAIGTGIGANLQTSLNNDQSFLKLTKEEKRKVLKILTESTIDFKEIQKQVDFANNELVKVKISGLFRLGEGKITELRDRVSELNTASQKIIPFMELLPKALGYPQKSSFLVILQNSDELRPTGGFIGTYGILQMEDSDFLRMDTHDVYHMDMPVKDKLKIVPPDPLKKYLGVDNWFLRDANWSPDWPSSAQKIEYFFKEENKLLTGKDDINNFNEDFDGVIAITPELITDLLMFTGPMMINGEEYNQDNFVNLLQYKVEKGYVQLGVPSWERKEVIGEITKELKKRIFDLSPVDLYNVFQIVGNNVDKKNLVAYFHDTNLENIALKQGWGGNVIQAAGDYLMVVDANMASLKTDAVIKRRLDYKVESNANGLTSEVKIKYIHSGGFDWKTTRYRTYVRFYVPEGSEFIGADGLDGEKVTTYNELGKTVYTTFVSIEPGTIKEITLKYKLPSTVADSINKNKEYNFYLQKQAGSRYGAFNVDFNFDKKIKSYNPTGLFVKKENDNKINWSDVFETDKKFTVLIK from the coding sequence ATGTTTAAAAAGGAAAAACAAATTGACATCAATTTTTTGGATACGCTAAAAAATGTCAGAAAAGTCTATGACAAGCTGCCGCTAATTAGAGAAAGGAAAAGAAGGGTTGTGGTGGACAAAGCGTTGAAATACTTCGGTTGGACAATGGTCGGCTTTTTTGTTTTAGCCTTTATTTTTTTATTATTTAATGCGGTTAACCTGGTAAATATTTTTAATGAGTTGAGAAGCGGCAAGAATAATATTGATCAAGCTATTTACTTTGCCAAGGAAAAGGATTTCAAGACGGCCAACGATTATTCAAAATTAGCTGAAAGTAATTTTTCACTAGCTAAGCAAAACTTGGATGGCTATAATAATTTTATCTTAGACAATCTTTTTTATATTAGTGAACAGAAAAATAATTTTTTCTTCTTGGTGTCGTCAATTGATGCGCTTAGTCATGCAATGGCCATCGGAACAGGTATCGGCGCCAACCTACAAACTTCCTTAAATAATGATCAGAGTTTTTTGAAATTAACCAAGGAGGAAAAGCGCAAAGTTTTGAAAATTTTGACAGAAAGTACGATTGATTTTAAGGAGATTCAAAAACAGGTTGATTTTGCTAATAATGAATTGGTAAAAGTAAAAATATCTGGATTATTTAGACTGGGTGAGGGGAAAATTACCGAACTAAGAGACCGCGTATCTGAGCTAAATACTGCTTCCCAAAAAATTATCCCCTTCATGGAGCTGTTACCTAAGGCCTTGGGCTATCCACAGAAGAGTAGTTTCTTGGTGATTTTGCAAAATAGTGATGAACTTCGACCAACCGGTGGCTTTATTGGTACTTATGGTATCTTGCAAATGGAAGATAGTGATTTTTTACGAATGGATACTCATGATGTTTATCATATGGATATGCCGGTCAAGGATAAACTTAAAATTGTCCCACCGGATCCGTTGAAAAAATATCTCGGTGTGGATAATTGGTTTTTGCGTGATGCGAACTGGTCGCCTGATTGGCCTAGTTCGGCTCAGAAGATTGAATATTTTTTTAAAGAAGAAAATAAACTATTAACCGGTAAGGATGATATTAATAACTTTAATGAAGATTTTGATGGCGTGATTGCCATTACGCCTGAACTTATTACTGATTTGTTAATGTTTACTGGTCCGATGATGATAAACGGAGAGGAATATAATCAAGACAATTTTGTAAATTTATTGCAATATAAAGTTGAAAAGGGTTATGTACAATTAGGTGTTCCGTCTTGGGAGCGCAAAGAGGTGATTGGTGAAATTACCAAAGAATTGAAAAAGCGAATTTTTGATTTATCGCCAGTTGATTTATATAATGTTTTTCAAATTGTTGGCAATAACGTAGACAAGAAAAATCTTGTTGCTTATTTCCATGATACAAATTTGGAAAATATAGCCTTAAAGCAGGGCTGGGGCGGCAATGTGATTCAGGCGGCGGGAGATTATTTAATGGTTGTTGATGCCAATATGGCCAGCTTGAAAACTGATGCGGTGATTAAAAGACGTTTGGATTACAAGGTGGAGTCAAATGCCAATGGGTTAACGTCAGAGGTGAAAATAAAATATATTCACAGTGGAGGTTTTGATTGGAAGACAACACGCTATCGAACCTATGTTCGATTTTATGTACCCGAAGGTAGCGAATTTATCGGTGCCGATGGTCTTGATGGTGAAAAGGTGACGACTTATAACGAACTGGGTAAAACAGTTTATACAACTTTTGTTTCGATTGAGCCAGGCACCATTAAAGAAATAACATTGAAATATAAATTGCCATCGACGGTGGCAGATAGCATAAATAAAAATAAAGAATATAATTTTTATTTACAAAAGCAGGCCGGCAGTAGATATGGCGCCTTTAATGTTGATTTTAATTTTGATAAAAAAATAAAAAGCTATAATCCGACTGGGTTATTTGTTAAAAAAGAAAATGATAATAAAATAAACTGGTCTGATGTTTTTGAAACAGATAAGAAATTTACAGTATTAATTAAGTAG
- a CDS encoding rod shape-determining protein: protein MFIKRIGIDLGTTYTLVHLPKRGIVINEPSVVAVSMADKKILAVGNEAKDMLGRTPDSIIAIKPLKDGVIADYRTTEAMLRYFINKAVGGVRLFRPEVMVAVPAGISSTERRAVIDATIAAGAKAAYIIKEPVAAAIGADIPIGSASGHMIVDIGGGTAEMAVISLGGIVSATSVRVGGNKFDASILEYVRRKYNLAIGERTAEDIKINIGSALYLEDKLTMEIRGRDILTGLPRGITITSSDVTEALQHELEAIISAAKKVLHDTPPELSADIMDKGMVLSGGSSQLRNIDQLLSRTTGVPAYVADDPLLCVAKGTGIALENLDSYKRSILATK from the coding sequence ATGTTTATAAAAAGAATTGGAATTGACCTAGGAACAACCTACACCTTAGTTCATTTACCAAAAAGAGGAATAGTAATTAACGAGCCAAGCGTGGTGGCTGTGTCCATGGCGGACAAAAAAATCTTGGCCGTTGGCAATGAGGCTAAGGACATGTTGGGCCGCACCCCTGATTCGATTATCGCTATTAAGCCTTTGAAAGATGGTGTAATTGCTGATTATCGAACAACTGAAGCAATGTTACGTTATTTTATTAATAAGGCTGTTGGTGGCGTGCGTTTATTTCGTCCCGAGGTGATGGTAGCCGTACCGGCTGGCATTTCCTCGACAGAAAGACGTGCTGTGATTGATGCGACTATTGCTGCTGGCGCGAAGGCGGCTTATATTATCAAAGAGCCGGTAGCGGCTGCGATTGGCGCTGATATTCCGATTGGCTCCGCCTCTGGACATATGATTGTGGATATTGGTGGTGGTACAGCCGAAATGGCGGTAATTTCCTTGGGTGGTATCGTGTCGGCGACTTCAGTTCGTGTGGGTGGAAATAAATTTGACGCGTCGATTTTGGAATACGTGCGTCGAAAATATAATTTAGCGATTGGCGAAAGAACAGCGGAGGATATTAAGATTAATATTGGCTCAGCTTTATACTTGGAAGATAAATTAACAATGGAAATTCGTGGTCGCGATATTTTGACAGGCTTGCCACGTGGTATTACGATTACCAGTAGTGATGTAACGGAGGCCCTGCAGCACGAACTAGAAGCTATTATTAGTGCGGCCAAAAAAGTTTTACACGACACGCCACCTGAATTGTCGGCTGATATTATGGATAAGGGAATGGTGTTATCTGGTGGTAGTTCACAATTGCGCAATATTGATCAATTGCTTTCTCGTACAACGGGTGTTCCTGCCTATGTAGCTGATGATCCGTTGCTCTGTGTGGCCAAAGGTACTGGTATTGCTTTAGAAAATCTCGATAGTTACAAACGTAGTATTTTAGCAACTAAATAG
- a CDS encoding ABC transporter permease: MLINTIVKSSITAMLANKTRTSLTILGMVIGISAVIVVYSAGAGIESLIVGQVESFGTNVVMSEVRIPTGKKSQTSKDMQSGAAMAQGVQVTTLTAGDLDKINKIPNVITSYGSIMGQEQVSYENEMKKTFVFGTNKSYIDIDASEVEEGSFFTDEEENSLSEVVVLGSKIKEQLFGENDSLGKIIKIRKNKFRVIGVIKERGSVMGVNYDEFVFVPLKTLQKKMMGIDYMTYAVHEIKDLSIAEDTAEEIRYILRENHDIPQPTIDANGVADLSKDDFRVATMAETMDILNTITGAITLLLLAIVAISLIVGGVGIMNIMYVIVSERTAEIGLRMAVGAQKSDILYQFLTESIIITIFGGIFGVIFGVLISFLIALGANSYGLNWDFVIPIKSYIVSLGFSFVFGVLFGIYPAQKAAKLNPIDALRKE, encoded by the coding sequence ATGTTAATAAATACTATTGTAAAAAGTTCAATCACGGCCATGTTGGCGAATAAAACCAGAACAAGTCTGACAATTTTAGGTATGGTGATTGGTATTTCGGCAGTTATTGTTGTTTATTCTGCTGGAGCGGGAATTGAGAGCTTGATTGTTGGGCAGGTGGAGTCTTTCGGAACCAACGTGGTGATGAGCGAGGTGCGGATTCCGACTGGGAAGAAAAGCCAGACCTCTAAAGATATGCAGAGTGGAGCGGCGATGGCTCAGGGCGTGCAGGTGACAACATTAACAGCCGGTGACTTGGATAAAATAAATAAAATTCCCAATGTGATTACTAGTTATGGCAGTATTATGGGGCAAGAACAGGTTAGCTATGAAAATGAAATGAAAAAAACTTTTGTTTTTGGAACAAACAAGAGTTATATAGACATTGATGCCAGTGAAGTAGAGGAGGGAAGTTTTTTTACCGACGAAGAGGAAAACTCATTGTCTGAAGTGGTGGTATTGGGTAGTAAAATAAAAGAACAACTTTTTGGTGAAAATGATTCCTTGGGCAAAATAATAAAAATTCGCAAAAATAAATTTCGCGTTATTGGAGTAATTAAGGAGCGAGGATCGGTAATGGGTGTAAATTATGATGAATTTGTTTTTGTGCCCTTAAAAACCTTGCAGAAAAAAATGATGGGCATCGATTATATGACCTATGCCGTGCATGAAATCAAGGATTTGAGTATTGCCGAGGACACAGCCGAGGAGATACGATATATACTGAGAGAGAATCATGATATTCCGCAACCAACCATCGATGCTAATGGTGTGGCGGATTTGAGCAAGGATGATTTTCGTGTGGCGACCATGGCGGAGACGATGGATATTCTTAATACGATCACGGGCGCCATTACTTTGTTGCTTTTGGCAATCGTGGCTATTTCGTTGATTGTGGGTGGAGTTGGGATTATGAATATTATGTATGTGATTGTGAGTGAGCGAACAGCCGAGATTGGCTTGCGTATGGCGGTCGGGGCGCAGAAGAGTGATATCTTATATCAGTTTTTAACTGAATCGATTATTATTACCATCTTTGGCGGTATTTTTGGGGTAATTTTTGGGGTGTTAATATCATTTTTGATTGCCCTGGGGGCTAATTCGTATGGTTTGAATTGGGACTTTGTCATACCGATAAAAAGCTATATTGTGTCCCTTGGTTTTTCTTTTGTCTTTGGTGTTTTGTTTGGTATTTATCCCGCTCAAAAAGCAGCGAAGTTGAATCCAATTGACGCTCTACGAAAAGAATAG
- the eno gene encoding phosphopyruvate hydratase, which produces MKIKEIIAREILDSRGNPTVETKVILENGISAKASVPSGASTGIYEAYELRDGDKKRYSGQGVLQAVKNVNTEIAKKLKGVDVTKQEKIDKIMIDLDGTENKKRLGANAILSVSMAVARTAALAQGQELYEYIGSTFKFKKEKFALPTPSFNIFNGGKHADTNLDFQEFMILPMKNIPFKEKVRMGAEIFHELGHVLKSRNLDTDVGNEGGYAPDIYNSVQAIEMIMAAMINCGYKPGEDIGLGMDVGSSELYNHETKKYIFKLDQAQFSSNNLIGLYNEWYRKFPIISIEDGLDQDDWEGWRELTKELGSHMLLIGDDLFVTNSNRLRIGLKEKAANAVLIKLNQVGTLSETIDCIKLAQTHNYKLMISHRSGETTDDFIADLAVAVGAEYIKSGSLSRGERLVKYNRLMEIEDQLNLK; this is translated from the coding sequence ATGAAAATAAAAGAAATCATTGCTCGTGAAATTTTAGATTCACGAGGAAATCCAACTGTAGAAACAAAAGTAATCTTGGAAAACGGCATTTCAGCCAAGGCGAGTGTCCCTTCTGGTGCTTCCACTGGTATTTACGAAGCTTACGAGCTTCGAGATGGCGATAAAAAAAGATATAGCGGACAAGGAGTTTTGCAGGCGGTAAAAAATGTCAACACTGAAATTGCAAAAAAATTAAAAGGCGTAGATGTGACCAAGCAAGAAAAGATTGATAAAATAATGATTGATTTGGACGGCACCGAGAATAAAAAAAGATTGGGGGCGAATGCAATTCTGTCCGTTTCTATGGCTGTAGCACGAACGGCAGCATTGGCGCAGGGTCAAGAATTGTATGAATATATCGGCTCAACTTTTAAATTTAAAAAAGAAAAATTTGCCTTGCCGACACCATCATTTAATATTTTTAACGGTGGCAAGCACGCTGATACAAATTTGGATTTTCAAGAGTTTATGATTTTGCCAATGAAGAACATTCCCTTCAAGGAAAAAGTGCGCATGGGCGCGGAAATTTTTCACGAGCTAGGTCATGTTTTAAAATCTAGAAATTTGGATACTGATGTTGGTAACGAAGGTGGCTATGCTCCAGATATTTACAACAGTGTTCAAGCAATTGAAATGATAATGGCCGCAATGATTAATTGTGGTTACAAGCCCGGAGAGGATATTGGCTTAGGTATGGATGTTGGTTCTTCGGAGCTCTATAATCACGAAACTAAGAAATATATTTTTAAGCTTGATCAGGCGCAATTTTCTTCAAACAACTTAATTGGTTTATATAATGAATGGTATCGAAAATTCCCGATTATTTCCATCGAAGACGGTCTTGACCAAGATGATTGGGAAGGCTGGAGAGAGTTAACAAAAGAATTGGGTAGTCACATGTTGTTAATCGGTGACGATTTGTTCGTGACAAATTCAAATAGACTGCGAATTGGCCTAAAGGAAAAAGCAGCCAATGCTGTTTTGATAAAATTAAATCAGGTAGGGACGTTGTCAGAAACAATCGACTGTATTAAATTGGCTCAAACTCATAATTACAAATTAATGATTTCGCATCGTAGTGGTGAGACAACCGACGACTTTATTGCAGACTTAGCTGTCGCTGTTGGCGCTGAATATATTAAGTCTGGTTCACTATCAAGAGGTGAACGCTTGGTAAAGTATAACCGATTAATGGAGATTGAAGACCAATTAAATTTAAAATAA
- the pgk gene encoding phosphoglycerate kinase has translation MKIKSINHYKDLHGKKVLLRVDFNVPIKGGKVLDDYRILKALDTINFLLNHDCKIILITHLGKPNPDKREEQFSVKPIVRKLTQLLGKKIRVIDNFASLAGGTILGKMKAGEIVMLENIRYEKGELTNDVKLAKKLAKLAEVYVNDAFSVCHRAEASVSAIKKYIPSYAGLLLEQEVLSLNKALHPVDPLVVLIGGAKIKTKIKLIKNLQKKAHRVMIGGALANNFFKVDGFNVGKSMIDKEYLDFAKKLDRKNILLPVDVVVSASKTGGDIKIRKLNEITDRDYIFDIGPETIKLYAHEIKKAKTIIWNGPMGFFEIKIFKTGTMALAQYVAARSKGPTFGVVGGGETVEALRALKMEYGIDWISTGGGAMLSYLGGEKMPGLEGLVS, from the coding sequence ATGAAAATTAAATCAATTAATCATTATAAAGATTTACACGGCAAAAAAGTTTTGTTGCGAGTTGATTTTAATGTGCCAATCAAGGGCGGCAAGGTGCTTGATGATTATCGCATTCTTAAGGCCTTGGACACGATTAATTTTTTACTTAACCACGATTGTAAAATAATTTTGATAACGCATTTGGGTAAGCCAAATCCTGACAAAAGAGAAGAACAATTCTCCGTGAAGCCGATTGTAAGAAAGTTAACGCAGCTTTTGGGTAAGAAGATAAGGGTTATTGATAATTTTGCTTCTTTAGCTGGCGGAACAATTTTGGGCAAGATGAAGGCGGGCGAAATTGTGATGTTAGAAAATATTCGTTACGAAAAAGGGGAATTAACCAATGATGTGAAGCTGGCTAAGAAGTTAGCTAAACTAGCTGAGGTTTATGTTAATGATGCTTTTTCTGTCTGTCATCGAGCCGAGGCAAGTGTCAGTGCAATCAAGAAATATATCCCCTCGTATGCTGGTTTACTCTTGGAGCAAGAGGTTTTAAGTTTGAATAAAGCTTTGCACCCTGTTGACCCACTAGTAGTCTTGATTGGCGGTGCTAAAATTAAGACGAAAATTAAATTGATAAAAAATTTACAAAAAAAAGCGCACCGCGTAATGATTGGTGGTGCCTTGGCAAATAATTTTTTTAAAGTTGATGGTTTTAATGTGGGCAAGTCCATGATTGATAAGGAGTATTTGGATTTTGCCAAAAAATTGGATCGAAAAAATATTCTTTTGCCGGTAGATGTTGTGGTGAGTGCAAGTAAAACGGGTGGAGATATTAAAATTAGAAAATTAAATGAAATAACAGATAGGGATTATATTTTTGATATCGGACCAGAAACAATTAAATTATATGCCCATGAAATCAAGAAGGCTAAAACGATAATCTGGAACGGTCCGATGGGTTTTTTTGAAATCAAGATTTTTAAAACCGGTACGATGGCCCTAGCCCAATATGTGGCTGCGCGGTCCAAGGGTCCAACCTTTGGCGTGGTTGGCGGCGGTGAAACCGTTGAAGCTTTACGTGCGCTAAAAATGGAATATGGCATTGATTGGATTTCGACCGGTGGCGGCGCAATGTTGAGCTATCTGGGTGGCGAAAAAATGCCCGGTTTAGAAGGGTTAGTGAGTTAG
- a CDS encoding HlyD family efflux transporter periplasmic adaptor subunit: MTKKNKKRIIIAVVLFALAGAIATYFSLANKTTTVYTTTKVQKSNIVQTVSETGTVKADNEINLSFANSGRVNIINAKVGDQVKAGQVLAELDYAALNIRKQEAEAGLQVARGNLSKLISGATSQDIAIAQANVAQAQKSYNAAASNLDKIRKTVNENISQAQKTLNDLQSGANTDVTPSEQAIATAQVNLGNTKMIYQKDIDNNVKNTLVSVSDKLNVINNSLDVLNRTLNDEDGEDLISVKNTTYLTATKLEYNLAVDYLNNAKISLAKANADKSNGNVQDAVDDAWKVVNEANTALRDCYSALENSIISAKFNQADLDALKASINREQGLVSAAVSVVQQAMQSLDGVIVNYETKVSTAEDALAQARANYNDAVNRAKNTLTTAKISGDQQINSAQSSVDSARVAQAVVQAQLAKILAPANTYDVDLTQSQIKQAEANLNGVIKQIDDNKIKAPIDAVVTRVDYSVGEQATPGKVVIAILGENNFKIEVLISEADISKLKIGQNTEITLDSYGENIKFNGVVNFIEPAETVIQEVIYYKVIVLFTEKSISYTIKSGMTANIVIITENKENVLIIPSRAMIDRASGEKFVRILLNDKEVVEKDIKIGIKGDDGLVEVVSGVNEGESIITKITEN; the protein is encoded by the coding sequence ATGACTAAAAAAAATAAAAAAAGAATAATAATTGCAGTTGTATTATTTGCGCTGGCAGGTGCCATAGCGACTTATTTTTCATTGGCAAATAAAACCACGACAGTTTATACTACCACGAAGGTTCAGAAGAGTAATATTGTACAGACAGTGAGTGAGACAGGAACAGTAAAGGCGGATAATGAGATTAATTTGAGTTTTGCTAATTCTGGTAGGGTAAATATTATTAATGCCAAGGTTGGTGACCAGGTCAAGGCCGGTCAGGTTTTGGCTGAGTTGGATTACGCAGCGCTAAATATTAGAAAACAGGAGGCTGAAGCCGGTTTACAGGTGGCTCGTGGTAATTTATCAAAATTAATCAGCGGCGCGACGTCTCAGGATATTGCCATTGCTCAAGCCAATGTTGCACAGGCGCAAAAATCCTACAATGCGGCTGCAAGCAACTTGGATAAAATTAGAAAAACCGTTAATGAAAATATTAGTCAGGCACAAAAAACTTTGAACGATTTGCAGTCTGGTGCCAATACTGACGTTACCCCGTCTGAACAGGCGATTGCGACCGCGCAGGTCAATCTAGGCAATACCAAAATGATTTACCAGAAAGATATTGATAATAATGTGAAAAATACCTTGGTGAGTGTGAGTGATAAATTAAATGTGATTAATAATTCCTTGGATGTTTTGAATCGAACTCTAAATGATGAGGATGGTGAGGATTTAATTAGTGTCAAGAACACCACATATTTAACTGCAACCAAGCTAGAGTATAATCTTGCAGTTGATTATTTGAACAATGCCAAGATCTCGTTGGCAAAAGCGAATGCGGATAAATCAAATGGAAATGTTCAAGACGCCGTTGATGATGCCTGGAAGGTGGTCAATGAAGCTAATACTGCTTTGCGTGATTGTTATAGCGCTTTGGAAAATTCCATTATATCAGCTAAGTTTAATCAGGCCGACTTAGATGCTTTGAAAGCTTCAATTAATAGGGAACAAGGTTTAGTTAGTGCGGCAGTCTCAGTAGTGCAACAGGCTATGCAAAGCCTTGATGGTGTGATTGTGAATTATGAAACCAAGGTTTCGACAGCTGAAGACGCATTGGCGCAGGCGCGAGCAAACTATAACGATGCCGTTAATAGAGCTAAAAATACGCTAACAACAGCCAAGATATCTGGTGATCAACAAATTAATTCCGCTCAGTCTAGTGTAGACTCAGCTCGTGTAGCGCAGGCGGTTGTCCAGGCGCAATTGGCTAAAATTTTAGCGCCAGCTAATACTTATGATGTTGATTTGACACAATCACAGATAAAGCAAGCTGAGGCCAATTTAAATGGAGTAATCAAGCAGATCGATGATAATAAAATAAAGGCACCGATTGACGCTGTCGTAACTCGTGTTGATTATTCTGTTGGTGAGCAAGCCACCCCCGGCAAGGTGGTGATTGCAATTTTGGGGGAAAATAATTTCAAAATCGAAGTCTTGATTTCGGAGGCGGATATTTCCAAATTAAAAATTGGACAAAATACAGAGATTACCCTCGACTCATATGGTGAAAATATTAAATTCAATGGCGTTGTGAATTTTATTGAACCAGCTGAAACCGTCATACAAGAAGTTATTTATTATAAGGTTATTGTCCTATTTACAGAAAAAAGTATTTCCTATACTATTAAATCAGGAATGACCGCGAATATTGTCATTATAACTGAAAATAAAGAAAATGTTTTGATTATTCCAAGTCGCGCTATGATTGATCGAGCGAGTGGCGAAAAATTTGTGCGAATTTTGCTTAATGATAAAGAAGTTGTTGAAAAAGACATTAAAATTGGGATTAAGGGCGATGACGGATTGGTTGAAGTTGTATCGGGCGTGAATGAGGGTGAGAGTATTATCACGAAGATTACTGAAAACTAA
- a CDS encoding ABC transporter ATP-binding protein encodes MIKVENLQKEFHSGEVVTKVLHGLSFGIAEGEFVAIMGPSGSGKSTLMHILGLLDRATEGHYFLDGKDVVKLDDEELAILRNEKIGFVFQSFNLLPRTTVFENVKLPLTYSKNKIDMDQRVKEVLESVGLGHRMDYYTNQISGGEKQRVAIARALINKPSVLFADEPTGNLDSKSGVQIMQILQKLNDAGNTIILVTHETYTAEHAKRIVLVRDGEIVSDQPVINRRFAKDGELLK; translated from the coding sequence TTGATTAAGGTAGAAAATTTACAAAAAGAATTCCACTCCGGAGAGGTCGTGACAAAAGTATTGCACGGCCTTTCTTTTGGTATAGCTGAAGGGGAGTTTGTGGCGATAATGGGACCATCTGGTTCTGGTAAGTCCACCTTGATGCATATTTTAGGCCTTTTGGATCGAGCAACAGAAGGACATTATTTTTTGGACGGCAAAGATGTGGTTAAATTAGATGATGAGGAATTAGCAATTTTGCGTAATGAAAAAATTGGTTTTGTTTTTCAGTCTTTTAATTTATTACCTCGAACGACGGTTTTTGAAAATGTAAAATTACCACTAACGTATTCCAAAAATAAAATTGACATGGATCAACGAGTTAAAGAAGTACTTGAAAGCGTTGGCCTTGGTCATAGAATGGACTATTATACTAATCAAATTTCCGGCGGTGAAAAACAGCGCGTCGCTATTGCACGAGCCTTGATTAATAAACCCTCGGTTCTTTTTGCTGATGAGCCCACTGGTAATTTGGACTCTAAATCTGGTGTACAGATTATGCAGATTTTGCAAAAGTTAAATGATGCCGGCAATACTATTATTCTTGTTACTCATGAAACCTACACGGCTGAACATGCGAAGCGTATTGTTCTCGTGCGCGATGGAGAAATTGTTTCAGATCAACCAGTCATTAATAGAAGATTTGCAAAAGATGGAGAGCTTCTAAAATAA
- a CDS encoding ABC transporter permease — protein MISIGQSVKNSITALLSNKMRSFLTMLGIIIGVGAVIVIMAVGAGAQSLILSQVKTFGSNLVGVLPGKSDNNGPPASAMGVVITTLTYEDAMAMKDKKNVPNLVDIVAYSKGAGSLQWQSASYDTTISGISSGYLNVEGGNVQEGRFIAEEEERNLSKVVVLGSTAKTELFGESPAVGQRIKIKKQMFEVIGVMEERGTVAFQDYDDQVFIPIMTMQKLIAGVNHVGMIRAKVDYEENLNEAVLDMQKTLRERHDITEQDGSQDDFDVRSAAQAIDMIGTITDALKFFLAAMAALSLIVGGVGIMNIMLVTVTERTREIGLRKAIGANNANIMNQFLIEAIVVTTIGGLIGIVSGIIISYLIAVVAVKLGYDWEFVVTLSSVILSISVSAFVGLVFGIYPARKASRLEPVEALRYE, from the coding sequence ATGATCTCAATTGGGCAATCAGTTAAAAACTCGATTACGGCGCTTCTCAGTAATAAAATGAGAAGTTTTTTGACTATGCTTGGAATTATTATCGGTGTCGGGGCGGTAATCGTAATTATGGCAGTTGGCGCTGGTGCACAGAGTTTGATATTGTCACAGGTCAAGACTTTTGGCTCTAATTTAGTCGGCGTATTGCCTGGCAAATCAGATAATAACGGTCCGCCGGCTTCAGCGATGGGTGTAGTAATTACAACTTTGACTTATGAGGATGCCATGGCCATGAAAGACAAAAAAAATGTGCCAAACTTGGTTGATATTGTTGCTTATTCAAAAGGCGCCGGTAGTTTGCAATGGCAGTCAGCTTCTTATGATACGACAATTTCCGGGATATCTTCCGGTTATTTAAATGTGGAGGGTGGCAATGTGCAAGAGGGTCGTTTTATCGCAGAAGAAGAGGAGCGTAATTTATCAAAGGTGGTTGTGCTCGGTAGTACGGCTAAGACTGAGCTATTTGGAGAGTCGCCTGCGGTTGGGCAAAGAATTAAAATTAAGAAACAGATGTTTGAGGTTATTGGTGTAATGGAGGAGAGGGGCACGGTCGCTTTTCAAGATTATGATGACCAAGTTTTTATTCCAATAATGACAATGCAAAAGTTAATTGCCGGCGTCAATCATGTTGGCATGATCAGGGCTAAGGTTGACTATGAGGAAAATCTAAATGAGGCAGTTCTTGATATGCAAAAAACGCTTCGTGAAAGACATGATATCACAGAACAAGACGGTAGTCAGGATGATTTTGACGTGCGAAGCGCGGCGCAGGCGATTGATATGATTGGTACTATTACCGATGCTTTGAAGTTTTTCTTAGCCGCTATGGCTGCCTTGTCATTGATAGTGGGAGGAGTTGGAATTATGAATATTATGTTAGTGACGGTAACTGAAAGAACGCGTGAAATTGGTTTGCGCAAAGCTATTGGCGCCAATAACGCTAACATTATGAATCAATTTTTGATTGAGGCGATTGTAGTAACAACTATCGGCGGTCTTATCGGGATTGTTAGTGGCATAATTATTTCCTATCTTATTGCCGTCGTGGCGGTAAAGCTGGGATATGATTGGGAGTTTGTTGTGACACTGTCATCGGTAATTTTATCCATTAGTGTTTCGGCTTTTGTTGGGCTTGTTTTTGGAATATATCCAGCACGCAAAGCATCGAGGCTTGAACCGGTGGAAGCGCTGCGCTATGAATAA